Proteins co-encoded in one Candidatus Cloacimonadota bacterium genomic window:
- a CDS encoding TraB/GumN family protein, translating to NKVYLFGSIHAVKQDIYPLPNTIMNTFENCDALVVEADLTKINQNKIMELTQKNGIYPVGDSISNHISPENNKILEKKLKNLELDIELFKTSKPWFLATVIASAELLKIGYDPQNGIDMFFLDYADKLKKTIIELESAEYQIELLSGFSPEIQEMFLMDTIESYSDFETTLDTLVTTWQNGDEKGLEKIIIREMNKNPDLKPLYDKLFRERNIEMSLKIEEFLTTDKKFFIVVGSGHLIGEDGIIEILKEKGYTIRQL from the coding sequence AAATAAAGTTTATCTTTTTGGTTCGATCCATGCAGTTAAGCAGGACATTTATCCATTACCAAACACTATAATGAATACATTCGAGAATTGTGATGCTCTGGTTGTCGAAGCAGACTTGACCAAAATAAATCAAAATAAGATAATGGAATTAACTCAAAAAAATGGGATTTATCCTGTTGGTGATTCTATATCTAATCACATCTCACCCGAAAATAATAAAATACTGGAAAAGAAATTAAAAAACCTGGAACTCGATATCGAATTATTCAAGACTTCCAAACCCTGGTTTCTGGCAACAGTGATCGCTTCAGCGGAACTTCTTAAAATCGGGTATGATCCCCAAAATGGGATAGATATGTTTTTCCTCGATTATGCTGATAAATTGAAAAAAACAATCATTGAACTGGAAAGTGCTGAATATCAGATAGAACTGCTTTCCGGTTTCTCTCCTGAAATCCAGGAAATGTTTTTAATGGATACGATCGAAAGTTATTCTGATTTTGAGACAACTCTCGATACTCTGGTTACAACCTGGCAAAATGGAGATGAGAAGGGATTGGAAAAAATAATCATCCGGGAGATGAACAAAAATCCTGATCTCAAACCTCTCTATGACAAATTATTCCGGGAAAGAAATATCGAAATGTCTTTGAAGATAGAGGAATTTCTGACAACAGATAAAAAATTCTTCATTGTTGTTGGTTCCGGACATCTAATTGGAGAAGATGGAATAATTGAGATATTAAAGGAAAAAGGATACACAATTAGGCAGTTATAA